In one window of Pseudomonas chlororaphis subsp. chlororaphis DNA:
- the pgaB gene encoding poly-beta-1,6-N-acetyl-D-glucosamine N-deacetylase PgaB, giving the protein MPPMTRCILLLGALILSACAQPAADFLAPAQRPVPASETPWPKNHVLGIAYHDVEDRDPDQAVVAVRTERLIEQLAWLRENGYQPVTVDQIMAARKGGPELPAKAVLLSFDDGYASFYTRVLPVLRSYNWHALLAPVGAWVDTPLNQPVDFAGTPRKRSDFLTWEQVREISRSGLVEIAAHTDANHKGVLANPQGNLQPAAATRRYDANTGRYESEAEFEARLRSDVAAISKKIRAATGYNPRVWVWPYGAADGTALRVVGEEGYDMALTLDDGLDALDNLMSSPRFLVSSDPDAIHFSNSIVGVEASNPMRVAHVDLDNVYDPDPQQQEINLGKLVQRMADLGVNTVFLQAFADPKGDGLVHSLYFANRHLPVRADIFDRVAWQLRTRANVKVFAWMPVLSFALDPSLPRVTRWDPETGQVAVDPDQYRRLSPFDPKVRRIIGEIYEDVARLTSVDGILYHDDAVFSDFEDASPAALRAYVANGLPGSIAALRADPATLQRWTRFKSRYLIDFTHELTAKVKAIRGPQVLTARNLFAEPMLNPQSEAWFAQNLDDFLANYDWTAPMAMPLMEGQPRKASGAWLEQLVATVKARPGALNRTVFELQARDWAQKPASDIDAAQMADWMGRLKRQGATSFGYYPDNFLENSPDLKTIRPALSTKWNP; this is encoded by the coding sequence ATGCCTCCGATGACCCGTTGCATCCTCCTGCTGGGAGCCCTGATTCTCAGCGCCTGCGCCCAGCCCGCCGCGGATTTCCTGGCGCCGGCGCAACGCCCGGTGCCCGCCAGCGAAACCCCGTGGCCGAAAAACCACGTGCTGGGCATTGCCTACCACGACGTCGAAGACCGCGACCCCGACCAGGCGGTGGTGGCCGTGCGCACTGAACGCCTGATCGAACAGCTGGCCTGGCTGCGCGAGAACGGCTACCAGCCGGTCACCGTGGACCAGATCATGGCGGCGCGCAAAGGCGGCCCCGAGCTGCCGGCCAAGGCCGTGCTGCTGAGCTTCGACGACGGTTACGCGAGCTTCTACACCCGCGTGTTGCCGGTGCTGCGCAGCTACAACTGGCATGCCCTGCTGGCGCCGGTGGGGGCGTGGGTCGATACCCCGCTGAACCAGCCGGTGGATTTTGCCGGCACCCCGCGCAAGCGCTCGGACTTCCTGACCTGGGAGCAGGTCCGCGAGATCTCCCGTTCCGGCCTGGTGGAAATCGCCGCCCACACCGATGCCAACCACAAGGGCGTGCTGGCCAACCCCCAGGGCAACCTGCAACCGGCCGCCGCCACCCGGCGCTATGACGCCAACACCGGGCGCTATGAAAGCGAAGCCGAATTCGAGGCGCGCCTGCGCAGCGACGTGGCGGCGATCTCGAAAAAAATCCGCGCCGCCACCGGCTACAACCCACGGGTCTGGGTCTGGCCTTATGGCGCCGCCGATGGCACCGCGCTGCGGGTGGTGGGCGAGGAGGGCTACGACATGGCCCTGACCCTCGACGACGGCCTCGATGCCCTCGACAACCTGATGAGCAGCCCGCGCTTCCTGGTGTCCTCGGACCCGGACGCCATCCACTTCTCCAACAGCATCGTCGGCGTCGAGGCCAGCAACCCGATGCGCGTGGCCCATGTCGACCTGGACAACGTCTACGACCCGGACCCGCAGCAGCAGGAAATCAACCTCGGCAAGCTGGTCCAGCGCATGGCCGACCTGGGCGTCAACACCGTGTTCCTGCAAGCCTTCGCCGACCCCAAGGGCGATGGCCTGGTGCACTCGCTGTACTTCGCCAACCGCCACCTGCCGGTGCGCGCCGATATCTTCGACCGGGTCGCCTGGCAACTGCGCACCCGGGCCAACGTCAAGGTGTTCGCCTGGATGCCGGTGCTGAGTTTCGCCCTCGACCCGAGCCTGCCACGCGTGACCCGCTGGGACCCGGAAACCGGCCAGGTTGCGGTCGACCCCGACCAGTACCGGCGCCTGTCGCCGTTCGACCCGAAGGTGCGGCGCATCATCGGTGAGATCTACGAAGACGTGGCGCGCCTGACCTCGGTGGACGGCATCCTCTACCACGACGACGCGGTGTTCTCCGACTTCGAAGACGCCAGCCCCGCAGCCCTGCGCGCCTATGTCGCCAACGGCCTGCCCGGTTCGATCGCCGCCTTGCGCGCCGATCCGGCGACCCTGCAGCGCTGGACCCGCTTCAAGAGCCGCTACCTGATCGACTTCACCCATGAGCTGACCGCCAAGGTCAAGGCGATCCGCGGGCCGCAGGTGCTGACCGCGCGCAACCTGTTCGCCGAGCCGATGCTCAACCCGCAGAGCGAAGCCTGGTTCGCCCAGAACCTCGACGACTTCCTCGCCAATTACGACTGGACCGCGCCGATGGCCATGCCGTTGATGGAGGGCCAGCCGCGCAAGGCTTCCGGCGCCTGGCTGGAGCAACTGGTGGCCACGGTCAAGGCACGCCCCGGCGCGCTCAACCGTACCGTCTTCGAACTGCAGGCCCGGGACTGGGCGCAAAAACCGGCGAGCGATATCGACGCCGCGCAGATGGCCGACTGGATGGGCCGGCTCAAGCGCCAGGGCGCGACCAGCTTCGGCTACTACCCGGATAACTTTCTCGAGAACTCGCCGGACCTGAAGACCATCCGTCCCGCGCTCTCCACCAAGTGGAATCCCTAA
- the pgaC gene encoding poly-beta-1,6-N-acetyl-D-glucosamine synthase produces the protein MLDRLLALLVLAIVLGVPLGLIFLVTGQFLMDFVFFYPLFMSGLWIAGGLYFWLHWERHWPWKDDTLPPALAGEPLISILIPCYNEGDNAADTIHAALAQHYPNIEVIAINDGSKDNTAQVLDALALEDPRLRVVHLAQNQGKAVALRMGAVAARSEYLVCIDGDALLAPNTAAYLVAPLLENARLGAVTGNPRIRTRSTLVGRVQVGEFSSIIGLIKRTQRVFGRIFTVSGVIVAFRRSALHRVGYWSPDMITEDIDISWKLQLDHWSIFYEPRALCWILMPETLRGLWKQRLRWAQGGAEVLFKNIRGIWQWRHRYLWPLLFEYCLSTGWAFTFLLSVIFWGAGHFIVMPEAIAVDRLMPPAFTGLVLAMVCLLQFAVSILIDRRYEKGLGKTMFWVVWYPLVFWLVSLFTTLVSFPKVLFSQHRKRARWVSPDRGIKPIDDEEEAR, from the coding sequence ATGTTGGATCGACTGCTAGCCCTGCTCGTCCTGGCGATTGTCCTCGGTGTGCCGCTGGGCCTGATCTTCCTGGTGACCGGCCAGTTCCTGATGGACTTCGTGTTCTTCTACCCGCTGTTCATGTCCGGCCTGTGGATCGCCGGCGGCCTGTACTTCTGGCTGCACTGGGAACGCCACTGGCCCTGGAAGGACGACACCCTGCCGCCGGCGCTGGCGGGCGAGCCGCTGATCAGCATCCTGATCCCTTGCTACAACGAGGGCGACAACGCGGCCGACACCATCCACGCGGCGCTGGCCCAGCACTACCCGAATATCGAAGTTATCGCGATCAACGACGGCTCCAAGGACAACACCGCGCAAGTGCTGGACGCCCTGGCGCTGGAGGATCCGCGGCTGCGGGTGGTGCACCTGGCACAAAACCAGGGCAAGGCCGTGGCCCTGCGCATGGGCGCCGTGGCGGCGCGCAGCGAATACCTGGTGTGTATCGACGGTGACGCGCTGCTGGCGCCGAACACCGCGGCCTACCTGGTGGCGCCGCTGCTGGAGAATGCGCGCCTGGGCGCGGTGACCGGCAACCCGCGCATTCGCACCCGCTCGACCCTGGTGGGCCGGGTCCAGGTAGGCGAGTTCTCCTCGATCATCGGCCTGATCAAGCGCACCCAGCGGGTGTTCGGGCGGATCTTCACGGTCTCCGGGGTGATTGTCGCCTTCCGCCGCTCGGCCCTGCACCGGGTCGGCTACTGGAGCCCGGACATGATCACCGAAGACATCGACATCAGCTGGAAGCTGCAGCTCGATCACTGGAGCATCTTCTACGAGCCACGGGCGCTGTGCTGGATCCTCATGCCGGAAACCCTGCGTGGCCTGTGGAAGCAGCGCCTGCGCTGGGCCCAGGGTGGCGCCGAGGTGCTGTTCAAGAACATCCGCGGGATCTGGCAATGGCGCCACCGCTACCTGTGGCCGCTGCTGTTCGAATACTGCCTGTCCACCGGCTGGGCCTTCACCTTCCTGCTGTCGGTGATCTTCTGGGGCGCCGGCCATTTCATCGTCATGCCCGAGGCCATCGCCGTCGACCGTCTGATGCCGCCGGCCTTCACCGGGCTGGTGCTGGCGATGGTCTGCCTGCTGCAGTTCGCGGTCAGCATCCTGATCGATCGCCGGTATGAAAAGGGTTTGGGCAAGACCATGTTCTGGGTGGTTTGGTACCCCCTGGTGTTCTGGCTCGTCAGCCTGTTCACCACGCTTGTCAGTTTCCCCAAGGTGCTGTTCAGCCAACACCGCAAGCGTGCGCGCTGGGTCAGCCCCGACCGTGGCATCAAGCCGATAGATGATGAAGAGGAGGCTCGCTGA
- the pgaD gene encoding poly-beta-1,6-N-acetyl-D-glucosamine biosynthesis protein PgaD produces MKIIRTRQRPLLVIVDAAFTVLAWIGLLYLLVRGLWPLIDTHDGPRIEVGVLEALGTLQTYLWVALLNAAVLILWARYQQRKSKGFARRRLPSPALDDQRLSESFKLSAANFARMRQPGTMTVHNDEEGGISLVTTGFLRLSPERQPHPPLLADSVER; encoded by the coding sequence ATGAAAATCATCAGAACCCGTCAACGCCCATTGCTGGTGATCGTCGATGCGGCGTTCACCGTGCTGGCCTGGATCGGCCTGCTGTACCTGCTGGTACGCGGCCTGTGGCCGCTGATCGACACCCACGACGGCCCCCGTATCGAGGTCGGCGTGCTGGAAGCGCTGGGCACCTTGCAGACCTACCTGTGGGTGGCCCTGCTCAACGCCGCCGTGCTGATCCTCTGGGCGCGCTACCAGCAGCGCAAGAGCAAGGGTTTTGCCCGGCGCCGCCTGCCGTCGCCGGCGCTGGACGACCAGCGCCTGAGCGAAAGCTTCAAGCTCAGTGCCGCCAACTTTGCGCGCATGCGCCAGCCCGGGACCATGACGGTGCACAACGACGAGGAGGGCGGCATCAGCCTTGTCACCACCGGCTTCTTGCGCCTGAGCCCCGAGCGCCAGCCACATCCGCCGTTGCTGGCGGATTCCGTGGAACGCTGA
- a CDS encoding YbhB/YbcL family Raf kinase inhibitor-like protein, with the protein MSRFASLNTWLAAGAVLLCLQLPAQAQERFTLNVPGVSDNRLFTPASASDAKGCGGHNLSPALAWTAGPEGTRSYAIVMHDPDGAKGQGIDHWVHYGIKPTTRQIAAGAGAKGTLEGLGGTNSKGTTGYVGPCPPVGDSAHHYIIQIYALELAPDALPAGLTRAQLLEKINGHVLRNSSVVRRYLR; encoded by the coding sequence ATGTCCCGTTTTGCCTCTCTCAATACCTGGCTGGCCGCCGGCGCCGTCCTGCTGTGCCTGCAGTTGCCGGCCCAGGCCCAGGAGCGTTTCACCCTGAACGTGCCCGGTGTCTCGGACAACCGCCTGTTCACCCCGGCCAGCGCCAGCGATGCCAAGGGCTGCGGCGGGCATAACCTGTCGCCGGCCCTGGCCTGGACCGCCGGCCCGGAAGGCACCCGCAGCTACGCCATCGTGATGCACGACCCGGACGGCGCCAAAGGCCAGGGTATCGACCACTGGGTGCATTACGGGATCAAGCCCACGACCCGGCAGATCGCCGCGGGCGCGGGGGCCAAGGGCACCCTGGAAGGGCTGGGCGGCACCAACAGCAAAGGCACCACCGGCTACGTCGGTCCTTGCCCGCCGGTGGGCGACAGTGCGCACCACTACATCATCCAGATCTACGCCCTGGAGCTGGCGCCCGACGCCTTGCCGGCCGGTCTGACCCGCGCCCAGCTGCTGGAAAAGATCAACGGCCACGTGCTGCGTAACAGCAGCGTGGTGCGGCGCTACCTGCGCTAA
- a CDS encoding vWA domain-containing protein: MFLPPYFLRPAVQGCAAGLLLAMAGCGPSSPETRGAALPAPEAVEPQAAVPSPSEAPRADVILAGYNNAKALAPAPMHASMMTRESLPAGYRAEPREQYQNLPDNPIHSVAQAPVSTFSVDVDTGAYANVRRLLNQGSLPPEGAVRLEELVNYFPYDYVLPDDGSPFGVTTEIAPSPWNPHTRLLRIGIKASDRTVAELAPANLVFLVDVSGSMDRREGLPLVQSTLKLLVDQLREQDRVSLVVYAGESRVVLEPTSGRDKAKIRNAIEQLTAGGSTAGASGIQLAYQMARQGFIKDGINRILLATDGDFNVGISDFDRLKQMAVEQRKSGVSLTTLGFGVDNYNEHLMEQLADAGDGNYAYIDNLREARKVLVDQLGSTLAVVAKDVKLQVEFNPAQVSEYRLLGYENRALKREDFSNDKVDAGEIGAGHTVTALYEIVPKGEQGWLEPLRYGQAPTQPQSSIKNDELAMLRVRYQAPQGGGSRLIERPILASQQHGKLVQASDDLRFAAAVAAFAQQLKDARYTGDFGLKDTVALARGAKGEDRFGLRGEFVQLVELAQSLQTAAPANQPGRSGEALSRRE; this comes from the coding sequence ATGTTCCTTCCTCCGTATTTCCTTCGCCCCGCCGTTCAGGGGTGCGCCGCCGGGTTGCTGTTGGCCATGGCCGGTTGCGGCCCGTCCTCGCCTGAGACCCGGGGCGCTGCCTTGCCCGCCCCGGAGGCGGTAGAGCCGCAGGCCGCCGTGCCCTCGCCGAGCGAGGCCCCGCGCGCCGATGTGATCCTGGCCGGATACAACAACGCCAAGGCGCTCGCCCCGGCACCCATGCACGCCTCGATGATGACGCGCGAATCGCTGCCCGCCGGTTATCGCGCCGAGCCGCGGGAGCAGTACCAGAACCTGCCGGACAACCCGATCCACAGCGTGGCGCAGGCTCCGGTCTCGACCTTCAGCGTCGACGTCGATACCGGTGCCTACGCCAATGTCCGACGCCTGCTCAACCAGGGCAGCCTGCCGCCGGAAGGCGCGGTGCGCCTGGAAGAACTGGTCAATTACTTCCCCTACGATTACGTCCTGCCCGACGACGGCTCGCCCTTTGGCGTGACCACCGAGATCGCGCCGTCGCCCTGGAACCCCCACACCCGCCTGTTGCGCATTGGCATCAAGGCTTCGGATCGCACCGTCGCCGAACTGGCGCCGGCCAACCTGGTGTTCCTGGTGGACGTATCCGGGTCCATGGATCGCCGCGAGGGCCTGCCGCTGGTGCAAAGCACCCTCAAGCTGCTGGTCGACCAGTTGCGCGAACAGGACCGGGTGTCGCTGGTGGTCTATGCCGGTGAATCGCGGGTGGTGCTGGAGCCCACTTCCGGGCGCGACAAGGCGAAGATCCGCAATGCCATCGAGCAACTGACGGCGGGCGGCTCCACTGCCGGTGCGTCGGGCATCCAGCTGGCGTATCAGATGGCCCGGCAAGGCTTCATCAAGGACGGCATCAACCGCATCCTGCTGGCCACCGATGGCGACTTCAACGTCGGCATCAGCGACTTCGACCGCCTCAAGCAGATGGCCGTCGAGCAGCGTAAAAGCGGTGTGTCGCTGACCACCCTCGGCTTTGGCGTGGACAACTACAACGAGCACCTGATGGAGCAACTGGCCGACGCCGGCGATGGCAACTATGCCTATATCGACAACCTGCGCGAGGCGCGCAAAGTCCTGGTGGACCAGCTCGGCTCGACCCTGGCGGTGGTGGCCAAGGACGTGAAGCTGCAGGTGGAATTCAACCCGGCCCAGGTCAGCGAATACCGCCTGCTGGGTTATGAGAACCGCGCGCTGAAACGCGAGGACTTCAGCAACGACAAGGTCGATGCCGGCGAGATCGGGGCCGGGCATACGGTCACCGCGCTGTATGAAATCGTGCCCAAGGGCGAGCAGGGCTGGCTGGAGCCGCTGCGTTATGGCCAGGCCCCCACGCAGCCGCAATCGAGCATCAAGAACGACGAACTGGCCATGCTGCGGGTACGCTACCAGGCACCGCAGGGCGGCGGCAGCCGGCTGATCGAGCGGCCGATCCTGGCGTCGCAACAGCACGGCAAACTCGTCCAGGCCAGCGATGATCTAAGATTTGCCGCAGCCGTGGCGGCGTTCGCTCAGCAGCTCAAGGACGCTCGTTACACCGGCGACTTCGGCCTCAAGGACACCGTCGCCCTGGCTCGCGGGGCCAAGGGCGAAGACCGTTTCGGCCTGCGTGGCGAGTTCGTGCAACTGGTGGAACTGGCGCAGAGCCTGCAGACTGCCGCTCCGGCGAATCAGCCGGGCCGTTCCGGGGAGGCGTTGAGCCGCCGTGAGTAA
- a CDS encoding RNA polymerase sigma factor, with translation MPAANRPEPASSDETLLARYRAGDSAAFEVLYQRHRQGLYRFLLSLCDKAELADEVYQDTWLSLIRTTSAPQGRASFRTWLYQIARNRLIDHWRKHGIRNPLHDSYDEQLHDLADDASGPEQHLSLSRERQRIDAALQDLPADQREVFLLRAHGELELPQIASLTDTPLETVKSRFRYALKKLRRLLAEEVLT, from the coding sequence ATGCCTGCGGCGAATCGACCAGAGCCCGCCAGCAGCGACGAAACGCTGCTGGCGCGTTATCGCGCGGGCGACAGCGCTGCCTTCGAGGTCCTCTACCAGCGGCATCGCCAGGGGTTGTACCGGTTTCTGCTGAGCCTGTGCGACAAGGCCGAGCTGGCCGACGAGGTCTACCAGGACACCTGGCTCAGCCTGATCCGCACCACCAGTGCGCCACAGGGCCGGGCCAGCTTTCGTACCTGGCTGTACCAGATCGCCCGCAACCGCCTGATCGACCACTGGCGCAAGCACGGCATCCGCAACCCGCTGCACGACAGCTACGACGAGCAGTTGCACGACCTGGCCGATGACGCCAGCGGCCCGGAACAACACCTGAGCCTGAGCCGTGAACGGCAACGCATCGACGCCGCCTTGCAGGATCTGCCCGCCGACCAGCGCGAAGTGTTCCTGCTGCGTGCCCACGGCGAACTGGAGTTGCCGCAGATCGCCAGCCTTACCGATACGCCGCTGGAAACGGTGAAAAGCCGTTTCCGTTATGCGCTGAAAAAACTGCGTCGGCTCCTGGCCGAGGAGGTACTGACATGA
- a CDS encoding Crp/Fnr family transcriptional regulator has protein sequence MHSKGAVMLDFSLRQTLLARSDLFRGLPDTLIRYVATHAVERSLSDREVLYLKSEALDFIALVAEGQVYSVIHGPDGREQIVGSAGVGQVVGESALIEGHARETSAFACGPTRVLLLGRRHFRALYDEPLFWQRVLMLLMTRLMKILELLELVCLHRLESRLARFLLANIDDFELAPATCAAVPRNQGILASMLNTSRPKLNVQLQLWRRSGVISCQSGRLVINDVEHLRRKACSLN, from the coding sequence ATGCATTCAAAAGGCGCGGTAATGCTCGATTTTTCGTTGCGTCAGACTCTGCTGGCACGCTCCGACCTGTTCAGGGGGCTGCCGGACACATTGATCCGTTATGTGGCCACCCATGCCGTGGAGCGCTCGTTGAGTGACCGGGAGGTGCTCTACCTCAAGAGCGAGGCGCTGGACTTCATCGCGCTGGTCGCCGAAGGGCAGGTGTATTCGGTGATTCATGGCCCGGACGGGCGCGAGCAGATTGTCGGCAGCGCCGGCGTCGGCCAGGTGGTGGGCGAGTCGGCGCTGATCGAGGGCCACGCCCGGGAAACCTCGGCCTTCGCCTGCGGCCCGACCCGGGTGCTGCTGTTGGGGCGGCGGCATTTCCGGGCGCTGTATGACGAGCCGCTGTTCTGGCAGCGCGTGTTGATGCTGCTGATGACCCGCCTGATGAAGATCCTGGAGTTGCTCGAACTGGTTTGCCTGCATCGCCTGGAGTCGCGTTTGGCGCGGTTCCTGCTGGCCAATATCGATGACTTCGAGCTGGCCCCAGCGACCTGTGCGGCGGTGCCGCGCAACCAGGGCATCCTGGCTTCGATGCTCAATACCAGCCGGCCGAAGCTTAATGTGCAGTTGCAGCTGTGGCGGCGTTCGGGGGTGATCAGCTGCCAGAGCGGCCGCCTGGTGATCAACGATGTCGAGCATTTGCGGCGCAAGGCCTGCTCGCTGAATTAA
- a CDS encoding RNA polymerase sigma factor, with protein MGSSREVAAVDRLFEASWRAVYPELMRRANRRARGNLALAQEWLSNTAVKALLFFRRSPERIREPQGFLFLVLDHVFLDSLRRSKREGQLFDHSIDLEHDHQALLAAPCLSVFEYTERFERLVQLGNRVEQLPLLQRRLFEMRFVEELPYPQIAAELGIAQPLVRKRVQLLRAALR; from the coding sequence ATGGGATCTTCTCGTGAAGTGGCGGCGGTCGATCGGTTGTTCGAGGCAAGCTGGCGAGCGGTGTACCCCGAGCTGATGCGCCGGGCCAACCGGCGAGCCAGGGGCAACCTGGCCCTGGCCCAGGAGTGGCTGTCCAACACGGCCGTGAAAGCCCTGCTGTTCTTCAGGCGTTCCCCGGAACGCATACGAGAGCCGCAGGGTTTTCTGTTTCTGGTGCTGGACCATGTGTTTCTCGACAGCCTGCGGCGCAGTAAGCGTGAAGGGCAGCTGTTCGATCATTCGATCGACCTTGAGCACGATCACCAGGCCCTTCTCGCCGCGCCTTGCCTATCGGTGTTCGAGTACACCGAGCGGTTCGAACGACTGGTGCAGTTGGGCAATCGCGTGGAGCAACTGCCATTGCTCCAGCGGCGGTTGTTTGAAATGCGCTTTGTCGAGGAATTGCCGTACCCGCAGATCGCCGCCGAGCTGGGCATCGCCCAGCCCCTGGTGCGCAAGCGCGTGCAGTTGCTGCGGGCGGCGCTGCGTTGA
- a CDS encoding RebB family R body protein codes for MPEVNSQITDAVTQTNVKVVAEAPAQAIASLYQVASHSAGLSLQNAVNSQQALNQISNAVISKAVSLIMQIGEKP; via the coding sequence ATGCCAGAGGTCAACAGCCAGATTACCGACGCTGTAACGCAAACCAACGTCAAGGTGGTGGCCGAGGCGCCGGCCCAGGCCATTGCCTCGCTGTACCAGGTGGCCAGTCATTCGGCGGGGCTGTCCCTGCAGAACGCGGTCAACAGCCAGCAGGCGTTGAATCAGATCTCCAATGCGGTGATCTCCAAGGCGGTGTCGCTGATCATGCAGATCGGCGAGAAGCCTTGA
- a CDS encoding RebB family R body protein yields the protein MPLVNEQITDAVTQTNVKVVAESPAMAMSTIYQSMGQATAILFQNAVSAQQQQNTLAQAATNQGVMQIYSVDTTAGAAATEKVAQGGVADNLTSLLTVLKSFNP from the coding sequence ATGCCATTAGTCAACGAGCAAATTACCGACGCGGTCACCCAGACCAACGTCAAAGTGGTGGCCGAATCCCCAGCGATGGCGATGAGCACCATCTACCAGTCCATGGGCCAGGCGACGGCGATTCTGTTCCAGAACGCTGTTTCCGCCCAGCAGCAGCAAAATACCCTGGCCCAGGCCGCCACCAACCAGGGCGTGATGCAGATCTACAGCGTCGATACCACCGCCGGCGCGGCGGCGACCGAAAAAGTCGCCCAGGGCGGCGTGGCCGACAACCTGACCAGCCTGCTGACAGTCCTCAAATCGTTCAACCCTTGA
- a CDS encoding RebB family R body protein, translating to MSTVSPQITDAVTQTNVKVVAEAPAMSMGTIYQSLGQSVAILFQNSVSAQQQQNTLAQAATNQGVMQIYSVNTTAGAAATEKMAQGGVGDNLASLLTILKSFT from the coding sequence ATGAGTACAGTCAGTCCGCAAATCACCGACGCCGTGACCCAGACCAACGTCAAGGTCGTGGCCGAAGCGCCGGCCATGTCGATGGGCACCATCTACCAATCCCTGGGGCAATCCGTAGCGATCCTGTTCCAGAACTCGGTCTCGGCCCAGCAACAGCAAAACACCCTGGCCCAGGCGGCGACCAACCAGGGCGTGATGCAGATCTACAGCGTCAACACCACCGCAGGCGCGGCGGCCACCGAGAAAATGGCCCAGGGCGGTGTCGGCGACAACCTCGCCAGCCTGCTGACGATCCTCAAGTCGTTCACCTAA
- the gabD gene encoding NADP-dependent succinate-semialdehyde dehydrogenase — translation MQLKDAQLFRQQAFIDGAWVDADNGQTIKVNNPATGEILGTVPKMGAAETRRAIEAADKALPAWRALTAKERATKLRRWYELLIENQDDLGRLMTLEQGKPLAEAKGEIAYAASFIEWFAEEAKRIYGDVIPGHQPDKRLIVIKQPIGVTAAITPWNFPAAMITRKAGPALAAGCTMVIKPASQTPFSALALVELAHRAGIPKGVLSVVTGSAGDIGGELTSNPIVRKLSFTGSTEIGRQLMAECAKDIKKVSLELGGNAPFIVFDDADLDKAVEGAIISKYRNNGQTCVCANRLYIQDSVYDAFAEKLKAAVAKLKIGNGLEDGTTTGPLIDEKAVAKVQEHIADALGKGATLLAGGKPMEGNFFEPTILVNVSKDAAVAKEETFGPLAPLFRFKDEAEVIAMSNDTEFGLASYFYARDLGRVFRVAEALEYGMVGVNTGLISNEVAPFGGIKASGLGREGSKYGIEDYLEIKYLCLGI, via the coding sequence ATGCAGCTTAAAGACGCCCAGTTGTTCCGCCAGCAAGCCTTCATCGATGGGGCTTGGGTCGACGCGGATAACGGCCAGACCATCAAAGTGAACAACCCGGCCACGGGCGAAATCCTCGGCACCGTGCCGAAGATGGGCGCTGCCGAAACCCGTCGTGCCATCGAAGCCGCCGACAAGGCCCTGCCGGCCTGGCGCGCGCTGACCGCCAAGGAGCGGGCGACCAAGCTGCGTCGCTGGTATGAGCTGCTGATCGAAAACCAGGACGACCTCGGTCGCCTGATGACTCTGGAGCAGGGCAAGCCACTGGCCGAAGCCAAGGGCGAAATCGCCTACGCCGCCTCCTTCATCGAATGGTTCGCCGAAGAAGCCAAGCGCATCTACGGCGACGTGATTCCCGGCCACCAGCCGGACAAGCGCCTGATCGTGATCAAGCAGCCGATCGGCGTGACCGCGGCCATCACCCCGTGGAACTTCCCGGCGGCGATGATCACCCGTAAAGCCGGCCCGGCCCTGGCCGCTGGTTGCACCATGGTGATCAAGCCGGCCTCGCAGACCCCGTTCTCGGCCCTGGCCCTGGTCGAGCTGGCGCACCGCGCGGGCATTCCGAAAGGCGTGCTGAGCGTGGTCACCGGCAGCGCCGGCGACATCGGCGGTGAGCTGACCAGCAACCCGATCGTGCGCAAGCTGTCCTTCACCGGCTCGACCGAAATCGGTCGCCAGCTGATGGCCGAATGCGCCAAGGACATCAAGAAGGTTTCCCTGGAGCTGGGCGGTAACGCTCCGTTCATCGTGTTCGACGACGCGGACCTGGATAAGGCCGTCGAAGGCGCGATCATCTCCAAGTACCGCAACAACGGTCAGACCTGTGTCTGCGCCAACCGCCTGTACATCCAGGATTCGGTCTATGACGCCTTCGCCGAGAAGCTCAAGGCCGCGGTGGCCAAGCTGAAAATCGGCAACGGCCTGGAAGACGGCACCACCACAGGTCCTCTGATCGACGAAAAAGCCGTGGCCAAGGTCCAGGAACACATCGCCGACGCCCTGGGCAAAGGCGCGACCCTGCTGGCCGGCGGCAAGCCGATGGAAGGCAACTTCTTCGAGCCGACCATCCTGGTCAACGTGTCGAAAGACGCGGCCGTGGCCAAGGAAGAAACCTTCGGTCCGCTGGCGCCGTTGTTCCGTTTCAAGGACGAAGCCGAAGTGATCGCGATGTCCAACGACACCGAGTTCGGCCTGGCCTCGTACTTCTACGCTCGCGACCTGGGCCGTGTGTTCCGTGTGGCCGAAGCCCTGGAATACGGCATGGTCGGCGTCAACACCGGGTTGATCTCCAACGAAGTCGCGCCGTTCGGCGGTATCAAGGCCTCGGGCCTGGGCCGTGAAGGTTCCAAGTACGGTATCGAGGATTACCTGGAAATCAAATACCTCTGCCTGGGCATCTGA